In Prunus dulcis chromosome 2, ALMONDv2, whole genome shotgun sequence, a single genomic region encodes these proteins:
- the LOC117617516 gene encoding CCR4-NOT transcription complex subunit 1 isoform X3 yields MLKFSPTTASQIRFLLQSLNDANSDSVLRELSQFTEYGIEGSILLLQTCLGHLTNYGTDLKNVALERVLSSVFKYLLDRPNFNTVFCESLRNTEINEGILENFSNALHLSVCEKIAIGLALLDSENLDSRTCGKNFCMAQIQKLCENPVAMNSSEQIQNTVMFLQRSDGLSKHVDSFMQMLSLLQLKDDSLFVLTPLLSDELRDANFLSNVGLFHESGENDFDAILAEMEKEMSMGDIMKELGYGCTVDSSQCKEILSLFLPLTEFTISKILGMISCTHAGLEDNQNTFSTFRLALGDSTLSDMPMLNTWNIDVLVDTIKQLAPSTNWIRVMENLDHEGFYIPNQEAFSFFMSVYQHVCQEPFPLHVICGSVWKNTEGQLSFLRHAVSAPPEVFTFAHSVRQLAYIDAVHGHKLQLGHANHAWLCLDLLDVLCLLAERGHALAVRSMLEYPLKHCPEVLLLGMAHINTAYNLLQYEVSFTVFPMIVKNSMGSGMINHLWHINISLVLRGFVDAHNSDPDSMARILDICDELKILSSVLEMIPSPFSIRLAALASRKEFIDLEKWLSNNLNTYKDTFFEECVKFLKDIQFGGSQDFSTRPFQHSGAVSNLYVDTATTFSKVLKAHVGLITSSQLTEEMERLSVTIMDSNPRLQNGGTTESSTDGYADDIEAEANSYFHQMFSGQLTIDSMVQMLARFKESSVKREQSIFECMIANLFEEYRFFPKYPERQLKIAAVLFGSVIKHQLVTHLTLGIALRGVLDALRKPADSKMFVFGTKALEQFVDRLIEWPQYCNHILQISHLRSTHSELVAFIEQALARISSGHSDSDGSNHASAHHHGPSQASSGNVESQSAVSAPAMLSSSSPGFVRPSRGVTSTRFGSALNIETLVAAAEKRETPIEAPASEVQDKISFIINNISVANVEAKSKEFTEVMKDQYHPWFAQYMVMKRASIEPNFHDLYLKFLDKVNSKGLNKEIVQATYENCKVLLGSELIKSSSEERSLLKNLGSWLGKLTIGRNQVLRAREIDPKSLIIEAYEKGLMIAVIPFTSKILEPCQSSLAYQPPNPWTMGILGLLAEIYSMPNLKMNLKFDIEVLFKNLGVDLKEITPSSLLKDRNRELEGNPDFSNKDVGASQPQMVAEVKSGIISPLNQVDLPLEVAPSSGSHTHLLPQYGTPLHLPPGTFNEDEKLAALGLSDQIPSAQGLLQATPSQSPFSVSQLPTQIPNIGTHVIINQKLTGLGLQLHFQRVVPIAMDRAIKEIVSGIVQRSVSIATQTTKELVLKDYAMESDETRIFNAAHLMVASLAGSLAHVTCKEPLRSSISTQLRNSLQGLNIASDLLEHAVQLVTNDNLDLGCAVIEQAATDKAIQTIDGEIAQQLSLRRKRDGVGATFFDTNIYTQGSMGVVPEALRPKPGHLSLSQQRVYEDFVRLPWQNQSSQNSHVLPAGTPASGQLNTGYSAGPGSKFDAVSRPLDEGIEPNSALHLSASSIHVGVGDGVSQQSSENDSVIGSFPSAASAPELQSVESSDAVKESGVSSQPLPSPAVTERLGSNISEPSLNTRDALDKYQIVAQKLEALVTSDARDVEIQGVIGEVPEIILRCVSRDEAALAVAQKVFKGLYENASNHIHVGAHLAILTAIRDVCKLVVKELTSWVIYSEEERKFNKDITVGLIHSELLNLAEYNVHMAKLIDGGRNKPATEFSISLLQTLVIEESKVISELHNLVDALAKLAAKPGSPESLQQLVEMVKNPASNVAAPSAINVGKEDKARQSRDKKAPVHSPVNREDFSNVESVEPDPAGFREQVSMLFAEWYRICELPGANDAACAHFILQLHQNGLLKGDEMTERFFRVLTELSVAHCVSSEVMNPGTLQTPQQVQSLSFLAIDIYAKLVFSILKGSNKLFLLTKILTVTVRFIQKDAEEKKASFNPRPYFRLFVNWLLDLGSLDPVVDGANFQILSAFANAFNALQPVKVPTFSFAWLELVSHRSFMPKMLAGNGQKGWPLIQRLLVHLFQFMEPFLRNAELGVPVHFLYKGTLRVLLVLLHDFPEFLCDYHFTFCDVIPPSCIQMRNIILSAFPRNMRLPDPSTPNLKIDLLAEISQSPRILSEVDATLKLKQMKTDVDEYLKTRQQGSSFLTELKQKLLLPSNDVALAGTRYNVPLINSLVLYVGMQAIQQLQSRTPHAQSPQSVPFAVYLVGAALDIFQTLIVDLDTEGRYLFLNAIANQLRYPNTHTHYFSFIVLYLFAESNQHEIIQEQITRVLLERLIVNRPHPWGLLITFIELIKNPRYQFWNRAFIRCAPEIEKLFESVSRSCGGPKPVDESMVSGWVSESAH; encoded by the exons AACTCCATTGCTTTCAGATGAGCTTCGTGATGCCAATTTTTTGAG CAATGTGGGTTTGTTCCATGAAAGTGGAGAAAATGATTTTGATGCTATTTTAGCAGAAATGGAGAAGGAAATGAGCATGGGAGATATAATGAAGGAATTAGGTTATGGATGCACAGTTGACTCATCTCAGTGTAAAGAGATTTTATCCCTTTTCTTACCACTCACTGAGTTTACTATCTCAAAAATACTTGGCATGATTTCCTGTACTCATGCTGGTCTCGAGGACAATCAGAATACATTTTCAACCTTCCGGTTGGCGCTTGGTGACAGCACTTTGTCTGACATGCCTATGTTGAACACCTGGAATATTGATGTCCTTGTAGATACAATCAAGCAACTT GCTCCCAGCACCAACTGGATACGGGTTATGGAAAATTTGGATCATGAGGGATTTTACATTCCTAATCAGGaggctttctcttttttcatgtCTGTATATCAGCATGTGTGTCAG GAGCCCTTTCCCCTCCATGTCATCTGTGGGTCTGTCTGGAAGAATACCGAGGGTCAGCTATCCTTTCTTAGACATGCTGTATCAGCACCACCTGAAGTGTTTACCTTTGCTCATTCTGTTAGGCAGCTG GCCTATATTGATGCTGTGCATGGCCATAAGCTTCAACTTGGACATGCAAATCATGCGTGGTTGTGTCTTGACCTTTTGGATGTACTGTGTCTACTAGCTGAGAGGGGTCATGCTCTTGCAGTTCGATCGATGCTTGAGTATCCTCTTAAACACTGTCCTGAAGTCCTGCTTCTTGGGATGGCACATATAAAT ACTGCATACAACCTGCTGCAATATGAAGTGTCTTTTACTGTTTTCCCCATGATAGTAAAAAATTCCATGGGCAGTGGCATGATTAACCACCTCTGGCATATTAACATCTCGCTGGTGCTGCGGGGATTCGTTGATGCTCACAATAGTGATCCAGATAGCATGGCTAGAATATTGGATATCTGTGACGAGCTAAAG ATTCTGTCATCCGTCTTAGAGATGATTCCTTCCCCTTTTAGTATCAGACTGGCGGCTCTTGCTTCCAGAAAAGAGTTTATAGACCTTGAGAAGTGGTTGAGTAATAATTTGAATACATATAAAGACACTTTCTTTGAG GAGTGCGTCAAGTTCTTGAAGGATATTCAATTTGGTGGATCACAGGATTTTTCCACCAGACCTTTCCAACATTCTGGTGCTGTGTCAAATCTTTATGTGGACACTGCTACTACATTCTCTAAG GTTCTTAAAGCTCATGTTGGCTTGATTACCTCTAGCCAACTTACTGAGGAGATGGAAAGATTGTCTGTAACAATTATGGATTCTAATCCAAGGCTGCAGAATGGTGGCACTACAGAGTCATCAACTGATGGATATGCAGATGATATTGAAGCGGAAGCAAACTCTTACTTCCATCAAATGTTTTCTGGTCAGTTGACAATTGATTCAATGGTCCAAATGCTTGCCCGATTCAAGGAATCTTCTGTAAAAAG GGAACAGTCAATTTTTGAGTGCATGATTGCTAATCTGTTTGAAGAGTACAGATTCTTCCCCAAGTATCCTGAAAGACAGCTCAAAATTGCTGCAGTTCTCTTTG GTTCTGTCATCAAGCACCAGCTTGTAACTCATCTGACTCTTGGGATTGCTCTGCGTGGTGTTTTAGATGCATTACGCAAACCTGCGGATTCAAAA ATGTTTGTGTTTGGAACTAAGGCTTTGGAGCAGTTTGTGGATCGTCTGATTGAGTGGCCGCAGTATTGCAATCACATTCTTCAAATATCACATCTGCGTAGTACTCATTCAGAGCTCGTGGCTTTCATTGAACAGGCTCTTGCTAGGATTTCATCAGGCCATTCAGACTCAGATGGAAGCAACCATGCTTCTGCTCATCACCACGGTCCCAGTCAAGCTTCCTCAGGAAATGTGGAG TCACAAAGTGCAGTCAGTGCTCCGGCAatgttgtcttcttcttcccctgGTTTTGTTCGTCCTTCACGAGGAGTTACTTCTACAA GGTTTGGCTCTGCTTTGAACATCGAAACATTAGTTGCTGCTGCTGAGAAAAGAGAAACTCCCATTGAG GCTCCAGCATCAGAGGTTCAGGACAAGATatcatttataattaataatatttcagttgctAATGTTGAAGCCAAGTCAAAGGAGTTTACAGAAGTAATGAAAGATCAATACCATCCTTGGTTTGCGCAGTATATGGTTATGAAAAG GGCAAGCATTGAGCCGAATTTTCACGACTTGTACCTGAAATTTCTGGACAAAGTTAATTCTAAGGGTTTGAATAAGGAGATTGTTCAAGCTACTTATGAGAACTGCAAG GTTCTTCTTGGATCAGAGCTTATAAAATCAAGCTCAGAAGAGCGCTCGttgttaaaaaatttagggagCTGGCTTGGGAAGCTTACAATTGGAAGGAATCAAGTCTTAAGGGCTCGTGAAATAGATCCCAAGTCTTTGATTATAGAG GCATATGAGAAAGGGTTGATGATTGCAGTTATACCCTTTACTTCAAAG ATTCTGGAGCCATGCCAAAGTAGCCTGGCATACCAACCACCAAATCCCTGGACAATGGGTATTCTTGGATTACTTGCTGAGATCTATTCAATGCCAAACTTAAAGATGAACCTGAAGTTTGACATAGAG GTTCTATTCAAGAATCTTGGTGTGGATTTGAAGGAGATAACACCAAGTTCTCTTCTCAAGGATCGCAACAGAGAACTTGAAGGGAATCCTGATTTCTCTAACAAAGATGTTGGAGCATCCCAACCACAGATGGTTGCTGAAGTGAAATCTGGAATCATATCTCCACTAAATCAAGTTGATCTACCACTTGAGGTTGCGCCATCTTCTGGGAGCCATACACATCTATTACCTCAG TATGGCActcctcttcatcttccacCTGGTACCTTTAACGAGGATGAGAAGCTGGCTGCTTTAGGGTTGTCTGATCAGATTCCTTCTGCTCAAGGACTGTTGCAAGCTACTCCATCACAATCACCGTTTTCTGTGAGTCAG CTTCCCACACAAATACCTAATATCGGAACTCACGTAATCATCAACCAGAAGCTAACTGGCTTGGGATTGCAACTGCATTTTCAGAG AGTGGTTCCAATCGCAATGGACAGAGCTATCAAAGAGATAGTATCTGGTATTGTTCAGCGCAGTGTTTCTATAGCTACCCAGACCACTAAAGAGCTTGTTTTAAAG GATTATGCCATGGAATCAGATGAGACGAGAATATTTAATGCAGCTCACTTGATGGTTGCGAGTTTGGCAGGAAGTCTAGCTCATGTGACATGCAAG GAACCTTTGCGTAGTTCAATATCAACTCAGCTCAGGAATTCCCTTCAGGGATTAAATATTGCCAGTGATCTTCTAGAACATGCTGTACAACTTGTTACTAATGATAATCTGGATCTTGGCTGTGCAGTTATTGAACAGGCTGCGACTGATAAG GCCATACAAACAATTGACGGGGAAATAGCTCAACAGCTCTCATTAAGAAGGAAGAGAGATGGTGTTGGTGCAACCTTTTTTGATACTAACATCTATACTCAAGGTTCCATGGGCGTCGTGCCGGAGGCCCTTCGCCCTAAACCTGGGCATTTGTCCCTTTCTCAACAGCGAGTTTATGAG GACTTTGTTCGGCTACCCTGGCAGAACCAGTCTAGCCAGAACTCGCATGTTCTTCCTGCTGGTACTCCAGCATCAGGACAACTTAACACAGGCTACTCAGCAGGCCCTGGAAGCAAATTTGATGCAGTTTCTCGTCCGCTGGATGAGGGCATTGAACCCAATTCAGCTCTGCATCTTAg TGCTTCCTCTATTCATGTCGGGGTGGGTGATGGTGTTTCCCAGCAGAGTTCTGAAAATGATTCTGTCATTGGTTCATTTCCTTCTGCTGCTTCTGCCCCAGAGCTACAATCAGTAGAGTCGTCTGATGCTGTAAAG GAGTCTGGAGTTTCTTCACAGCCACTACCTTCACCTGCTGTAACTGAGCGTCTTGGAAGTAACATTTCAGAACCTTCTCTCAACACGAGGGATGCATTGGATAAATACCAGATTGTGGCACAAAAG TTGGAAGCTCTGGTAACTAGTGATGCTAGAGATGTAGAAATTCAG GGAGTCATTGGTGAAGTTCCTGAGATTATACTCAGATGTGTTAGTCGAGATGAGGCTGCCTTGGCTGTGGCTCAAAAG GTTTTCAAGGGTTTATACGAGAATGCATCCAACCATATTCATGTCGGTGCTCATCTTGCAATCCTGACTGCCATTCGTGATGTTTGCAAGCTTGTTGTTAAGGAGCTCACTAGTTGG GTTATTTATTCCGAGGAGGAGCGGAAGTTTAACAAAGATATTACTGTTGGCCTTATTCACAGTGAATTGCTAAACCTTGCAGAGTACAATGTTCATATGGCCAAACTTATTGACGGTGGCAGGAATA AGCCTGCAACTGAGTTTTCCATTTCCCTTCTCCAAACTTTGGTGATTGAAGAATCTAAAGTTATATCAGAACTTCATAATCTTGTTGATGCTTTGGCAAAG CTCGCTGCAAAGCCTGGATCTCCTGAGTCACTACAGCAGCTGGTTGAAATGGTGAAGAATCCTGCTTCTAATGTGGCTGCTCCATCTGCTATTAATGTTGGAAAGGAGGACAAGGCCAGACAATCTAGAGATAAAAAG GCTCCTGTTCACTCTCCTGTGAACAGGGAAGACTTTAGTAATGTGGAGTCTGTGGAACCTGATCCTGCTGGTTTCCGTGAGCAG GTGTCAATGTTGTTCGCCGAGTGGTACcggatttgtgaacttcctGGTGCAAATGATGCAGCTTGTGCCCATTTCATCTTACAGTTGCATCAAAATGGTCTGCTGAAGGGGGATGAAATGACAGAGCGGTTTTTCCGTGTCCTCACA GAGCTTTCTGTTGCACATTGCGTGTCTTCTGAGGTGATGAATCCAGGCACATTGCAAACACCACAACAAGTGCAGAGTCTCTCCTTCCTTGCCATTGATATCTATGCTAAACTTGTCTTCTCAATTTTGAAG GGATCGAATAAACTATTTCTCTTGACTAAG ATTTTAACAGTCACAGTGAGATTCATTCAAAAGGATGCAGAGGAAAAGAAAGCATCTTTCAATCCAAGACCATATTTTAGATTGTTTGTTAACTGGCTGCTGGACCTTGGTTCTCTGGATCCTGTGGTTGATGGTGCTAACTTTCAG ATCTTGTCAGCATTTGCAAATGCATTTAATGCTTTGCAGCCTGTTAAAGTTCCTACATTCAG CTTTGCATGGCTCGAGTTGGTGAGTCATAGGAGTTTTATGCCAAAAATGCTCGCTGGGAATGGCCAGAAGGGCTGGCCCCTTATCCAACGTTTGCTGGTACACTTGTTTCAATTCATGGAGCCATTTTTGAGGAACGCTGAACTAGGAGTTCCG GTTCATTTCCTGTATAAAGGCACGCTTAGGGTGCTGCTAGTGCTACTTCATGATTTCCCAGAATTTCTGTGTGATTATCACTTTACCTTCTGTGATGTTATTCCTCCAAGCTGCATTCAAATGCGAAATATCATTCTCAGTGCATTTCCCCGTAATATGAGGCTGCCGGATCCATCTACTCCAAACTTAAAG ATTGATTTGCTTGCTGAAATCAGTCAGTCTCCACGTATTCTTTCCGAGGTTGATGCAACTCTAAAATTGAAGCAGATGAAAACCGATGTGGACGAGTATCTCAAG ACAAGGCAACAAGGTTCTTCATTTCTGACTGAACTGAAGCAAAAATTGCTACTTCCATCAAACGATGTTGCCTTGGCTGGTACTCGTTACAACGTACCTCTCATCAACTCCCTTGTGCTTTATGTTGGGATGCAG GCTATCCAGCAGCTTCAGTCTAGAACACCTCATGCACAGTCTCCCCAAAGTGTTCCATTCGCTGTCTATTTGGTGGGTGCTGCTTTGGATATTTTTCAGACTCTGATAGTGGACCTAGATACTGAAGGGCGCTACCTTTTCCTAAATGCAATTGCAAACCAACTGCGCTATCCAAACACTCATACCCATTACTTTTCGTTCATTGTTCTTTACTTGTTTGCCGAATCAAACCAG CATGAAATTATCCAGGAGCAAATCACAAGAGTACTGTTGGAACGTCTGATTGTTAATCGACCGCATCCATGGGGTCTTCTGATTACCTTCATTGAGCTTATCAAG AACCCTAGATACCAGTTCTGGAACCGAGCTTTCATACGGTGTGCGCCAGAGATTGAAAAACTCTTTGAATCTGTCTCAAGATCTTGCGGCGGTCCAAAACCTGTGGATGAAAGCATGGTCTCAGGTTGGGTATCCGAGAGTGCACACTGA